The Magnetospirillum sp. 15-1 genomic interval GGCCAGGATCAGGCAGCCGAAGGCCATCAGCCGCCAATTCTTCGCCTGGACCCGGGCCGAACCGATGCGCTCGTCCCACAGCTGTGCCGCCTTCTGGTAGGGCGTCACCGGCTCGGGAGTCTGGCCATAGCGCTGGAGAGGACGTCGGAAGATCATGCCCTGTCCTCCCGGCTGGAGAGATCGGGATGGGCGGCGGCACCGGGGCGGTCGCCCTCCTTGATCGCCTGGGCGGTAGCATGGCGGTGGGCGCGGAGCGCCTGTTCGGAGCGCAGCCGTTGCGCCCAGGCGGGGGCGGAATCGGCCGGCCGGAACGATACCGACGAGGCGGCGGCCAGAGCCATACCGGAGGTCGGGGTGCCGCCGGTAGCCCGCCATGCCGCTTCGCGTCCGGCCTGGGCACGCTGCGACAGCGAGTCCCCGGCACGGCCGGCCAAGGTCTCCGCCTTCCGCGCCATGGCGCTCGCCCCGGCCCGGGCGACACCGCCCATACCGGCGGCCATTCCGGCCACGCCGCCGGCGCCGGAGGTCGCCTGGCCGAGCTGGTAGGCGGAAGCGGTCGCCGCGCCCAGGGTGGTGCCGGCGCGGATGGCGGCCAGGCCGACCGAGCCGGCGCCGCCGAGGGCGCGTATCCCACCGGCGGTGGCACCGCCGGTCAGCAAGGCCGCGCCCGCCATCGGCACCTTGGGCCCGATGGCGGCCCCCGCCCCCAGCTGCGGCGCGCCGGAAACCAGACCGGCGGCGAGGCCGGGACCGAAGATGCCGAGGCCGAACAGGGCCAGCGCGGCCAGCACCAGCGCCATGGCCTGATTGATGCTGGGCTCCTGCCCTTTCAGCGCCGACACCAACGGGTCGAACACGCTCGAGCCGATGCCGACGATCACCGCCAGCACCATCACCTTGATGCCCGAGGCGATGACGTTGCCCAGCACCCGCTCGGCCAGGAAGGCGGTCTTGGTCCACAGGGCGAAGGGCACCAGCACGAAGCCGGCCAGGGCGGTGAGTTTGAACTCCAGGATGGTGATGAACAGCTGAACGCTGAGAATGAAGAAGGCGAGGATGACGATGAGCCAGGCGATCAGCAGCACGACGATGGTCAGGAAATTGTCGAAGAAGCTGGCGAAGCCCAGCAACTGCCCGGCCTGATGCAGCAGCGGCCACGCCGCCTGGAAGCCGGTCCCGGCCAGCTTGCCCGGCCTCAGCAGATCCTCCACCGACAGGCCGGTGGCGCTGGCTTGCAATCCCAGCCGGGCGAAGGAGCGGAAGACGATGTCGGCGAGGCCGGCGAAATTGCCGAGGATGAAGGCGAACACCCCGACATACAGCACCTTGCGGAGCAGCCGGGCGACGATGTCGGAGCCCTCGTCCAGCGACCAGAACAGCCCGGCCAGGGTGATGTCGATGCCGATCAGGATGGTGGTCAGCGTCGCCACCTCGCCCGACAGCAGCCCGAAGCCGCCGTCGATGACGCGGCTGAAGCTGGCCATGAAGCTGTCGATGACATTGAGGTCGTTCATGATTCTGCGGCCCTATCGCGCCGTATAGGCGGTGCCCGAGCCCAGGAACTGGGCCGTCGCCGCCTGCCCCGCCGCCTGTCCCTGCGCCTGACGCGCCCGGTCGAGCGCCTCGGCCCGGTATTGCGCCTCCATCAGGGTCTGGGTCTGCATCTGCTGCTTGATCGACAGGGCGATCAGCTGGTTGGCCGCCTGTTGCGCCTGCAAACTGCCCACCGCCCCCTGGCTGGCGGTCACCAGACCGGCGAGGGTGGCGGCGTCGGCCTGGACGTTCTCGTCCACCTGGGCCTGGACCAGCATGGTCTGGCGATAGGCGCTCATGGCGCTCTGCCAGCGGGTCCGCGCCTCGGCCACCGCCTGATCGGTGGTCATCGCCGCGTCATAGGAGGAGGGAAACTGCCGCCGGAACGCTGCGTCGGTGGCGCCGATGGTGAAGGCGATGCCCTCGGCCTGGTTCATCAGCCCGTTGACCCGCGCCAGCGCCGCGTTCATCTCGCCCAAGGACGACACGTCCAGCGAACGGAGATTCCGGGTCATGGTCTCCAGCATCGCCGCCTCGTTCTGCAGCGACCGAATCTGGTTGTCGATCTGCTCCAGCGCCCGCGCCGCCTGCAGCATGTTCTCGGCAAAGTTCGAGGCATCGAACACCGCCCATTGGGCAGCGGCGGGGGAGCCGAGCAGAGAAAATGCCATTCCGGCAATGAACAGGAGCTTCGCTGCGGGCTGCCGCCCGCACCCGCTTGGGAGCATAGCTCCCAAACCCACCGTCTTTTTATTCATCATGGGAATGGCGGATCCGGGAGGCCCTGCCTCCCGGCCGGGGCGCGGGGCGGGAGCCCCGCCGGACATCCAGCGGATCATGGCATCACCTCCATGGAGAAATCCCCCAACAGCTCCGCCGCCCAATCCAGCCCCTTGGCCCCGAGGAAGGTGGCGGCGAAGGGGGCGGAGCCGGGCTCGGCCCGCAACCGGTCGATCAGGGCCTGATCGTCGGGCGAAGACGCACCGCACAGGGCCAGGGCGACGGGGCCGAGACCCAGTTCGAACAGCCGGTTGCCGCGCCGGGATTGCAGGTAGTAATGACGCTTGGGAGTAGCCTGGGCGATCAGCTCGATCTGGCGGGCATTGAGGCCGAAACGCTCATAGGCGGCGCGGGCCTGCGGTTCGATGGCGCGGTCGTTGGGCAGGAAGATGCGCTGCGGGCAGGACTCGACGATGGCGGGCGCGATGGAACTGCTGGCGATATCGGCCAGCGACTGGGTGGCGAACACCACCGCGACATTCTTCTTGCGCAGCACCTTCAGCCATTCGCGGATGCGGGCGGCGAACAGCGGGTTGTCGAGAAACACCCAGGCCTCGTCGAGGATCAGCAGGGTCGGCCGCCCGTCGAAGCTTTCCTCCAGCCGGTGGAACAGATAGGTCAGCACCGGCGCCACCACCCCGGCCTGATGCATCAGTTCCTCGGTCTCGAAGCACTGGATGTCGGCCAACGCCAGAGTGTTCTCGGCGGCATCGAGCAGGCGGCCGAACGGCCCTTCCAGGGTGTAAGGCATCAGCGCCGATTTCAGCGCGTTGGACTGCACCAGCACGGCGAGGCCGGTCAGGGTGCGCTCCTCCGGCGGCGCCGAGGCCAGGCTGGTCAGCGCCGACCACAACGCCTCCTTGACCTCGGGGGTGACGGTCACCTTCTCGTGGGCTAGCAGCTCCGCCAGCCATGCCGCCGCCCAGGACCGCTCCGCCGGTTCATGGATACGGCGCAGCGGCTGAAAGGCCAGCGAACCGCCCGCCCCCAGGGCATGGTGGATTCCGCCCATGGCGAGCACGGCGGCGCGGGCCGAATTGCCCTTGTCGAACAGGGTCACCCGAGCCCCGGCATAGCGGCGGAACTGCAACGCCAGCAGGGCCAGCAACACCGATTTGCCGGCACCGGTGGGGCCGACGATCAGCAGATGGCCGACATCGCCCACATGGGTGGAGAGGCGGAACGGGGTCGAGCCGGAGGTCTCGGCCACCAGCAGCGGTGGCCCGTCGAGATGGCGGTTGCGGGCCGGCCCCGCCCAGACCGAGGACAGCGGCATCAGATGGGCCAGATTGAGGGTATGGACCAGCGGCTGGCGGATATTGGCGTAGACATGGCCGGGCAGGCTGCCCAGCCAGGCCTCCACCGCGTTGACGCTTTCGCGGATGCAGGTGAAGCCGAGGCCGTTGACGATGCGCTCGACGGCGCGGACCTTGTCCTCGACGGTCTGGCGGTCCTCGTCCGACACGGTGATGGTGGCGGTGAGATGGCCGTAGGCGACATGGTCGCCGCCCAGCGCCTGCAACGCCAGATCGGCATCGGCCACCTTGTTGTCGGCGTCGGAATCGAGCAGTTGCGCCGGTTCGTTATAGAGCACCTCCCGCAGCAGGGCGGCGATCGACTTGCGCTTGGCGAACCAATGCCGCCGCAGCCGGGTCAGTTCCCGGATCGCCTGGGTCTTGTCGAGGCAGATGAAGCGGCTGACCCAGCGATAGGCGAAATCCTGGTGGTTGAGAGCGTCGAGCAGTCCCGGCCGGGTCAGATTGGGAAAGCCCAGGATGGTGAGCGTGCGCAGATGACGCCCGCCCAGCATGGGCTCCAGCCCGCCGGTCAGCGGGCTGTCCACCAGCAGGCCATCGAGATAGAACGGCGTCTCGGGCACCGCCACCGCATGGCGCCTGGTCGAGATGGTGCCGTGCAGATAGGTCAGGGTTTCCCCGTCGTCCAGCCCCCGCACCTCCGGCATGAAGCCGGCCAGCAGGTCCCGCACCCGGTCGGTCTCCACCACGAACCCCGCCAGCTCCCGCCGCCAGTCCCGCCCCTTCCCGTCCCGGCCGGTCTCCACCAGCGCGCTCTCGGCGCGGGCGATTTGATCGGCCGGCGGCAGGAAGAGCAGGGTCAGATGGGTCCGGCTCTCGAAATGATGGCCGGTGCGGCCCTCGAAGGCGGCCCGGCGCTCCTGATCCACCAGCCAGGAGGCGGCATCGGCGAAACGGGACTGGGGATAGCCCAGCGCCTCGGCCCGCTCCGCCTCGAAGAACAGGGCCCAGCCGGAACCGAAGCGCTTCAGCGCGTTGTTGGCCCGGGCGCAGGCGCCCACCAGCTCGGCCTCGGTGGCGCTGTCGAGATCGGGACCGCGAAAGCGCAGCGTCCGCTGGAAGCTGCCATCCTTGTCGAGCACCACCCCCGGCGCCACCAGCGCCGCCCAGGGCAGATGGTCGGCCAGCCGGTCGGCGCGGGGCCGGTATTCGCCGAAATTCAGCATGCCAGCCCCCCCTTCTGGCGCAGATGGCGGATCAGCACGGCCCAGAAGTCGGGATCGCGCTTGGCGGCGAACACCGCCAGGGTATGCCCGGCCAGCCACAGCCCCAATCCGGCGATCCACATCTGCAGGCCGAGCCCGATGGCCGCCGCCAGCGTGCCGTTAACGATGGCCACCGTGCGCGGCGCCCCGCCCAGCAGGATCGGTTCGGTCAGCGACCGGTGCAGCGGAACCTCGAAGCCGTCGATGGCGGCCATCACACCAGCGCTCCGCCGCCGAACGAGAAGAACGACAGGAAGAAGCTCGACGCCGCGAAGGCGATGGACAGGCCGAACACGATCTGGATCAACCGGCGGAAACCGCCCGAGGTTTCGCCGAAGGCCAAAGTCAGGCCGGTGGTGATGATGATGATCACCGCGATGATCTTGGCCACCGGTCCCTGCACCGATTCGAGAATCTGCTGCAGCGGGGTTTCCCACGGCATGCCGGAACCGGCGGCCAAAGCGGGGGTGGTGAGCAGCAGGGTGGCGATGGTCAGCAGCGCGCGCATGGCGATCTCCTTAAGCCTTCGGCTTGGGCGGGCTGCTGCCCGCGCCGGCCTGGGGCGGGGCCCCAGACCCCATTGATGAACAAGCGAGGGGTTCGGGCAGTGCCTCCCCGAGCGGGTCCGGGCGGCAGCCCGATGGCAAAGCCATCTCGCCGATGGCGTAATCGCCATTGCCGTCCAGCCCGCCGACCGCGGCGATGGTCTCGATCCGCCGGCCGGCGCCGCGCCCGGCGATGAACACCACCAGGTCGATGGCCTCGGCGATCAGCCGGCGCGGCACGGTGACCACGGCTTCCTGGCAGAGCTGTTCGATGCGGGTGAAGGCGGCACGGGCGGAATTGGCATGCACGGTGGCGATGCCGCCGGGATGGCCGGTGTTCCACGCCTTCAGCATGTCGAGCG includes:
- the trbJ gene encoding P-type conjugative transfer protein TrbJ — translated: MLPSGCGRQPAAKLLFIAGMAFSLLGSPAAAQWAVFDASNFAENMLQAARALEQIDNQIRSLQNEAAMLETMTRNLRSLDVSSLGEMNAALARVNGLMNQAEGIAFTIGATDAAFRRQFPSSYDAAMTTDQAVAEARTRWQSAMSAYRQTMLVQAQVDENVQADAATLAGLVTASQGAVGSLQAQQAANQLIALSIKQQMQTQTLMEAQYRAEALDRARQAQGQAAGQAATAQFLGSGTAYTAR
- the trbE gene encoding conjugal transfer protein TrbE: MLNFGEYRPRADRLADHLPWAALVAPGVVLDKDGSFQRTLRFRGPDLDSATEAELVGACARANNALKRFGSGWALFFEAERAEALGYPQSRFADAASWLVDQERRAAFEGRTGHHFESRTHLTLLFLPPADQIARAESALVETGRDGKGRDWRRELAGFVVETDRVRDLLAGFMPEVRGLDDGETLTYLHGTISTRRHAVAVPETPFYLDGLLVDSPLTGGLEPMLGGRHLRTLTILGFPNLTRPGLLDALNHQDFAYRWVSRFICLDKTQAIRELTRLRRHWFAKRKSIAALLREVLYNEPAQLLDSDADNKVADADLALQALGGDHVAYGHLTATITVSDEDRQTVEDKVRAVERIVNGLGFTCIRESVNAVEAWLGSLPGHVYANIRQPLVHTLNLAHLMPLSSVWAGPARNRHLDGPPLLVAETSGSTPFRLSTHVGDVGHLLIVGPTGAGKSVLLALLALQFRRYAGARVTLFDKGNSARAAVLAMGGIHHALGAGGSLAFQPLRRIHEPAERSWAAAWLAELLAHEKVTVTPEVKEALWSALTSLASAPPEERTLTGLAVLVQSNALKSALMPYTLEGPFGRLLDAAENTLALADIQCFETEELMHQAGVVAPVLTYLFHRLEESFDGRPTLLILDEAWVFLDNPLFAARIREWLKVLRKKNVAVVFATQSLADIASSSIAPAIVESCPQRIFLPNDRAIEPQARAAYERFGLNARQIELIAQATPKRHYYLQSRRGNRLFELGLGPVALALCGASSPDDQALIDRLRAEPGSAPFAATFLGAKGLDWAAELLGDFSMEVMP
- the trbL gene encoding P-type conjugative transfer protein TrbL, which codes for MNDLNVIDSFMASFSRVIDGGFGLLSGEVATLTTILIGIDITLAGLFWSLDEGSDIVARLLRKVLYVGVFAFILGNFAGLADIVFRSFARLGLQASATGLSVEDLLRPGKLAGTGFQAAWPLLHQAGQLLGFASFFDNFLTIVVLLIAWLIVILAFFILSVQLFITILEFKLTALAGFVLVPFALWTKTAFLAERVLGNVIASGIKVMVLAVIVGIGSSVFDPLVSALKGQEPSINQAMALVLAALALFGLGIFGPGLAAGLVSGAPQLGAGAAIGPKVPMAGAALLTGGATAGGIRALGGAGSVGLAAIRAGTTLGAATASAYQLGQATSGAGGVAGMAAGMGGVARAGASAMARKAETLAGRAGDSLSQRAQAGREAAWRATGGTPTSGMALAAASSVSFRPADSAPAWAQRLRSEQALRAHRHATAQAIKEGDRPGAAAHPDLSSREDRA
- a CDS encoding TrbC/VirB2 family protein; protein product: MRALLTIATLLLTTPALAAGSGMPWETPLQQILESVQGPVAKIIAVIIIITTGLTLAFGETSGGFRRLIQIVFGLSIAFAASSFFLSFFSFGGGALV
- a CDS encoding VirB3 family type IV secretion system protein; amino-acid sequence: MAAIDGFEVPLHRSLTEPILLGGAPRTVAIVNGTLAAAIGLGLQMWIAGLGLWLAGHTLAVFAAKRDPDFWAVLIRHLRQKGGLAC